Proteins from a genomic interval of Zingiber officinale cultivar Zhangliang chromosome 2A, Zo_v1.1, whole genome shotgun sequence:
- the LOC122040020 gene encoding transcription factor ILI3-like has translation MSSRGRRITDEEMSELVSKLQSLLPESRRRSMGRASAAKLLKETCSYVQSLHREVDDLSDRLSALMATLDVNSPQADIIRDLFR, from the exons ATGTCGAGCCGAGGCCGGCGGATCACCGACGAGGAGATGAGCGAGCTCGTCTCCAAGCTGCAGTCGTTGCTGCCGGAATCCCGCCGGAGGAGCATGGGCAGA GCGTCGGCAGCGAAGCTGCTGAAGGAGACGTGCTCCTACGTGCAGAGCTTGCACCGCGAGGTGGACGACCTGAGCGATCGCCTCTCGGCTCTCATGGCTACGCTCGACGTCAATAGCCCTCAGGCTGACATCATCAGAGACCTCTTCAGATAG